The Montipora capricornis isolate CH-2021 chromosome 1, ASM3666992v2, whole genome shotgun sequence genome contains a region encoding:
- the LOC138050872 gene encoding coiled-coil domain-containing protein 12-like isoform X2 — protein MAAVESLEDEALKRRERLKALRKKSGLPDQEISNDVNSRGEKRPHDDTSQSLPSTRLIKFRNYTPKDETLKEKKLPNTKPLSVENEVQEHLEKAKAEKVIEEVDLANLAPRKPDWDLKRDVAKKLEKLEKRTQKAIVELIRDKLQQQDLAAAVNAGASQQNYEAE, from the exons atggcggctgtAGAGAGCTTGGAAGATGAAGCTTTAAAACGAAGGGAACGACTGAAGGCATTGCGAAAAAAGAGTGGTTTACCAGATCAAGAG ATCTCCAATGATGTCAACTCAAGAGGAGAGAAAAGACCTCATGATGATACTTCACAATCATT ACCTTCCACAAGGTTGATAAAGTTCAGAAATTATACACCAAAAGATGAAACATTGAAGGAGAAGAAACTACCAAACACCAAACCTCTGTCAG TTGAAAATGAAGTACAAGAGCATCTTGAAAAAGCCAAGGCTGAAAAAGTTATAGAAGAAGTG GATCTGGCAAATTTAGCACCAAGAAAGCCTGACTG GGACTTAAAGCGTGATGTTGCAAAGAAATTAGAAAAATTAGAGAAAAGGACACAAAAGGCGATAGTGGAGCTTATAC GGGACAAGTTACAGCAACAGGATCTGGCAGCAGCCGTTAACGCAGGAGCTTCACAGCAGAACTATGAGGCTGAATAA
- the LOC138050872 gene encoding coiled-coil domain-containing protein 12-like isoform X1, giving the protein MAAVESLEDEALKRRERLKALRKKSGLPDQEVDQISNDVNSRGEKRPHDDTSQSLPSTRLIKFRNYTPKDETLKEKKLPNTKPLSVENEVQEHLEKAKAEKVIEEVDLANLAPRKPDWDLKRDVAKKLEKLEKRTQKAIVELIRDKLQQQDLAAAVNAGASQQNYEAE; this is encoded by the exons atggcggctgtAGAGAGCTTGGAAGATGAAGCTTTAAAACGAAGGGAACGACTGAAGGCATTGCGAAAAAAGAGTGGTTTACCAGATCAAGAGGTAGATCAg ATCTCCAATGATGTCAACTCAAGAGGAGAGAAAAGACCTCATGATGATACTTCACAATCATT ACCTTCCACAAGGTTGATAAAGTTCAGAAATTATACACCAAAAGATGAAACATTGAAGGAGAAGAAACTACCAAACACCAAACCTCTGTCAG TTGAAAATGAAGTACAAGAGCATCTTGAAAAAGCCAAGGCTGAAAAAGTTATAGAAGAAGTG GATCTGGCAAATTTAGCACCAAGAAAGCCTGACTG GGACTTAAAGCGTGATGTTGCAAAGAAATTAGAAAAATTAGAGAAAAGGACACAAAAGGCGATAGTGGAGCTTATAC GGGACAAGTTACAGCAACAGGATCTGGCAGCAGCCGTTAACGCAGGAGCTTCACAGCAGAACTATGAGGCTGAATAA